The following are encoded in a window of Arvicanthis niloticus isolate mArvNil1 chromosome 1, mArvNil1.pat.X, whole genome shotgun sequence genomic DNA:
- the Cimap1a gene encoding ciliary microtubule associated protein 1A isoform X1 translates to MRARNEMQQGGHPSTWSPSCPWTEPAMAEEVWVGNWRPHRPRGPIMALYSSPGPKYLIPPTTGFVKHTPTKLRAPAYSFRGAPMLLAENCSPGPRYSVNPKILRTGKDLGPAYSILGRYHTKTLLTPGPGDYFPEKSTKHVFDSAPSHSISARTKTFRVDSTPGPAAYMLPVVMGPHTVGKVSQPSFSIKGRSKLGSFSDDLHKTPGPAAYRQTEVQVTKFKAPQYTMAARVEPPGDKTLKPGPGAHSPEKVTLNKPCAPTVTFGIKHSDYMTPLVVDVE, encoded by the exons ATGAGGGCCAGGAATGAGATGCAACAAGGAGGGCATCCCAGCACCTGGTCACCCTCTTGTCCATGGACAGAGCCAGCCATGGCAGAGGAGGTATGGGTGGGCAACTGGCGGCCCCATCGCCCCCGGGGGCCTATCATGGCCCTTTACAGCAGTCCTGGACCCAAGTACCTGATTCCACCTACCACGG GCTTTGTGAAGCACACACCCACCAAACTTCGAGCACCGGCCTACAGCTTCCGTGGGGCCCCCATGCTCTTGGCGGAGAATTGCTCCCCAGGGCCCCGCTACAGTGTGAACCCCAAGATCCTGAGGACTGGCAAGGACCTTGGCCCTGCCTACTCCATCCTGGGGCGCTACCATACCAAGACCTTGCTGACCCCTGGCCCGG gtGATTACTTTCCAGAGAAATCTACCAAGCATGTGTTCGACTCAGCACCCAGCCATTCCATTTCTGCCCGGACTAAGACCTTCCGAGTAGACAGCACTCCAG GCCCTGCCGCATACATGTTGCCTGTGGTGATGGGTCCCCACACGGTGGGCAAGGTCTCCCAGCCCTCCTTCTCCATCAAGGGCCGCAGCAAGCTGGGCAGCTTCAGCGATGACCTGCACAAG ACTCCAGGTCCTGCTGCATACCGTCAGACTGAGGTTCAAGTGACCAAGTTCAAGGCTCCACAGTACACCATGGCTGCCCGGGTGGAGCCCCCAGGGGATAAGACCCTGAAGCCAGGACCAGGAGCCCACAGCCCTGAGAAG GTGACCTTGAACAAGCCCTGCGCCCCGACCGTCACCTTTGGCATCAAGCATTCTGACTACATGACACCCCTGGTTGTCGATGTGGAATAG
- the LOC117718015 gene encoding 5-hydroxyisourate hydrolase isoform X2: protein MSSRTAPRLMTLQKHLGWPQAGNMATESSPLTTHVLDTASGLPAQGLCLRLSRLEAPSQQWMELRTSYTNLDGRCPGLLTPSQMKPGTYKLSFDTERYWKERGQESFYPYVEKVSRDLRHHDTS from the exons atgagttccaggaccgcCCCGCGACTGATGACGCTCCAAAAACACCTAGGCTGGCCGCAG GCTGGCAACATGGCTACGGAGAGCAGTCCCCTGACTACTCACGTACTAGACACTGCCTCAGGGCTCCCTGCCCAAGGCCTCTGCCTCCGTTTATCCCGCCTGGAGGCCCCCAGCCAGCAGTGGATGGAGCTGAGGACAAG TTACACAAACCTGGACGGTCGTTGTCCTGGGCTCCTGACACCAAGCCAGATGAAGCCAGGCACCTACAAGCTGTCCTTCGACACGGAGCGCTACTGGAAAGAGCGGGGTCAAGAGAGCTTTTATCCATATGTTGAG AAGGTGTCCAGGGACCTGAGGCACCATGATACCTCATGA
- the Scgb1c1 gene encoding secretoglobin family 1C member 1: MKGSSVLLLVALTLLCICGLTRTEDDNEFFMEFLQTLLVGTPEELYEGPLGKYKVNDMAKSALGELKSCIDTLKPVHKEELVKLLVQVLDAQEDT; the protein is encoded by the exons ATGAAAGGGAGCAGCGTTCTTCTGCTGGTGGCTCTAACCCTGCTCTGCATCTGTG GGTTGACTAGAACAGAGGATGACAACGAGTTTTTCATGGAATTTCTGCAAACACTCCTGGTGGGAACCCCGGAGGAGCTCTATGAAGGGCCCCTGGGCAAGTACAAGGTCAATGACATGGCCAAGTCAGCGCTCGGGGAGCTCAAGTCCTGCATTGATACACTTAAGCCTGTGCACAAGGAGGAACTGGTCAAACTGCTG GTACAAGTGCTAGATGCTCAAGAGGACACATAA
- the Sirt3 gene encoding NAD-dependent protein deacetylase sirtuin-3, mitochondrial isoform X5, producing MADKVPRCPVCTGVVKPDIVFFGEQLPARFLLHMADFALADLLLILGTSLEVEPFASLSEAVQKSVPRLLINRDLVGPFALSPRRKDVVQLGDVVHSVERLVDLLGWTQELQDLIQREHGKLDGQDR from the exons ATGGCAGACAAGGTGCCCCGCTGCCCTGTCTGTACTGGCGTTGTAAAACCTGACATTGTGTTCTTTGGGGAGCAGCTGCCTGCAAGGTTCTTACTACATATGGCTGACTTCGCTTTGGCAGATCTGCTGCTCATTCTTGGGACCTCCCTGGAG GTGGAGCCTTTTGCCAGCTTGTCTGAAGCAGTACAGAAATCAGTGCCCCGACTGCTCATCAATCGTGACTTGGTGGGGCCATTTGCTCTGAGTCCTCGAAGGAAAGATGTGGTCCAGCTAGGGGATGTAGTTCACAGTGTAGAAAGGCTGGTGGACCTCCTGGGGTGGACACAGGAGCTGCAGGATCTCATCCAGCGGGAGCATGGAAAG CTGGATGGACAGGACAGATAA
- the Cimap1a gene encoding ciliary microtubule associated protein 1A isoform X2: MAEEVWVGNWRPHRPRGPIMALYSSPGPKYLIPPTTGFVKHTPTKLRAPAYSFRGAPMLLAENCSPGPRYSVNPKILRTGKDLGPAYSILGRYHTKTLLTPGPGDYFPEKSTKHVFDSAPSHSISARTKTFRVDSTPGPAAYMLPVVMGPHTVGKVSQPSFSIKGRSKLGSFSDDLHKTPGPAAYRQTEVQVTKFKAPQYTMAARVEPPGDKTLKPGPGAHSPEKVTLNKPCAPTVTFGIKHSDYMTPLVVDVE, from the exons ATGGCAGAGGAGGTATGGGTGGGCAACTGGCGGCCCCATCGCCCCCGGGGGCCTATCATGGCCCTTTACAGCAGTCCTGGACCCAAGTACCTGATTCCACCTACCACGG GCTTTGTGAAGCACACACCCACCAAACTTCGAGCACCGGCCTACAGCTTCCGTGGGGCCCCCATGCTCTTGGCGGAGAATTGCTCCCCAGGGCCCCGCTACAGTGTGAACCCCAAGATCCTGAGGACTGGCAAGGACCTTGGCCCTGCCTACTCCATCCTGGGGCGCTACCATACCAAGACCTTGCTGACCCCTGGCCCGG gtGATTACTTTCCAGAGAAATCTACCAAGCATGTGTTCGACTCAGCACCCAGCCATTCCATTTCTGCCCGGACTAAGACCTTCCGAGTAGACAGCACTCCAG GCCCTGCCGCATACATGTTGCCTGTGGTGATGGGTCCCCACACGGTGGGCAAGGTCTCCCAGCCCTCCTTCTCCATCAAGGGCCGCAGCAAGCTGGGCAGCTTCAGCGATGACCTGCACAAG ACTCCAGGTCCTGCTGCATACCGTCAGACTGAGGTTCAAGTGACCAAGTTCAAGGCTCCACAGTACACCATGGCTGCCCGGGTGGAGCCCCCAGGGGATAAGACCCTGAAGCCAGGACCAGGAGCCCACAGCCCTGAGAAG GTGACCTTGAACAAGCCCTGCGCCCCGACCGTCACCTTTGGCATCAAGCATTCTGACTACATGACACCCCTGGTTGTCGATGTGGAATAG
- the Ric8a gene encoding chaperone Ric-8A — translation MEPRAVADALETGEEDAVTEALRSFNREHSQSFTFDDAQQEDRKRLAKLLVSVLEQGLSPKHRVTWLQTIRILSRDRSCLDSFASRQSLHALACYADITVSEEPIPQSPDMDVLLESLKCLCNLLLSSPTAQMLAAEARLVVRLAERVALYHKRSYPHEVQFFDLRLLFLLTALRTDVRQQLFQELHGVRLLTEALELTLGVAPKENPPVTLPAQETQRAMEILKVLFNITFDSVKREVDEEDAALYRYLGTLLRHCVMIDGAGDHTEEFHGHTVNLLGNLPLKCLDVLLALELHEGSLEFMGVNMDVINALLTFLEKRLHQTHRLKECVAPVLSVLTECARMHRPARKFLKAQVLPPLRDVRTRPEVGDLLRNKLVRLMTHLDTDVKRVAAEFLFVLCSESVPRFIKYTGYGNAAGLLAARGLMAGGRPEGQYSEDEDTDTEEYKEAKASINPVTGRVEEKPPNPMEGMTEEQKEHEAMKLVNMFDKLSRHRVIQPMGMSPRGHLTSLQDAMCETMEGQLSSDPDSDPD, via the exons ATGGAGCCCCGGGCAGTTGCGGATGCCTTGGAGACCGGAGAGGAAGATGCGGTGACAGAAGCTCTGCGGTCGTTCAACCGGGAG CATTCCCAGAGCTTCACCTTCGATGATGCCCAGCAGGAGGACAGGAAG AGACTCGCAAAGTTGCTGGTCTCCGTACTGGAGCAGGGCTTGTCACCAAAACACCGTGTCACCTGGCTGCAGACTATCCGAATCCTATCCCGAGACCGCAGCTGCCTGGACTCATTTGCCAGCCGCCAGAGCTTACATGCACTAGCCTGCTATGCTGACATTACCGTCTCAGAGGAGCCCATCCCACAGTCCCCAGACATGGATGTCCTACTCGAGTCCCTCAAATGCCTGTGTAATCTTTTGCTCAGCAGTCCTACAGCACAGATGCTAGCGGCAGAGGCTCGCCTGGTGGTGAGGCTAGCGGAGCGTGTGGCACTGTACCACAAAAGGAGCTATCCCCACGAAGTCCAGTTCTTTGACTTGAGGCTCCTTTTCCTGCTAACAGCCCTTCGCACTGATGTGCGCCAGCAACTGTTTCAGGAGCTGCACGGGGTGCGCCTGCTGACTGAAGCGCTGGAACTGACACTGGGCGTGGCCCCCAAAGAAAACCCTCCGGTGACGCTTCCTGCCCAAGAGACCCAGCGGGCCATGGAGATCCTTAAAGTGCTCTTTAACATCACCTTTGACTCTGTCAAGAGGGAGGTTGATGAG GAAGATGCTGCCCTTTACCGGTACCTGGGGACCCTTCTGCGGCACTGTGTGATGATTGATGGTGCTGGAGACCACACAGAGGAGTTCCATGG cCACACGGTGAATCTCCTGGGGAACTTGCCCCTCAAATGTTTGGATGTCCTTCTTGCCCTGGAGCTACATGAAGGATCCTTAGAGTTTATGGGAGTTAACATGGATGTGATCAATGCCCTCCTCACCTTCCTAGAGAAGCGTCTGCACCAG ACCCACAGGCTGAAGGAGTGTGTGGCACCTGTGCTGAGCGTGTTGACAGAATGTGCCCGCATGCACCGTCCTGCCAGGAAATTCCTGAAGGCCCAG GTCCTGCCCCCTCTGAGGGATGTGAGGACTCGGCCTGAGGTGGGGGACCTGCTTCGAAACAAGCTTGTCCGCCTCATGACACACCTGGATACGGATGTGAAGAGAGTAGCTGCCGAGTTCCTCTTCGTCTTATGCTCTGAGAGTG TGCCCCGATTCATCAAGTACACAGGCTATGGGAATGCTGCTGGCCTCCTGGCTGCCAGGGGCCTCATGGCTGGGGGCCGACCCGAGGGCCAGTACTCAGAGGAtgaggacacagacacagaggagtACAAGGAAGCTAAGGCCAG CATCAACCCTGTGACTGGAAGAGTGGAGGAGAAGCCACCTAATCCTATGGAAGGCATGACAGAGGAGCAGAAGGAACATGAGGCCATGAAGCTAGTGAACATGTTTGACAAGCTCTCCAG GCACAGAGTCATCCAACCCATGGGGATGAGTCCCAGGGGTCACCTCACTTCTCTGCAAGATGCAATGTGTGAGACTATGGAGGGGCAACTCTCCTCAGACCCCGACTCAGACCCTGACTGA
- the Bet1l gene encoding BET1-like protein, which translates to MADWTRAQSSGAVEEILDRENKRMADSLASKVTRLKSLALDIDRDTEDQNRYLDGMDSDFTSVTGLLTGSVKRFSTVARSGRDNRKLLCGMAVVLIVAFFILSYLLSRTRT; encoded by the exons ATGGCAGACTGGACTCGAG CTCAGAGCTCTGGTGCTGTGGAGGAGATTCTAGACAGAGAGAACAAGCGGATGGCTGACAGCCTGGCCTCCAAGGTTACCAGGCTTAAATCG CTGGCTTTGGACATTGATAGAGACACAGAAGACCAGAACCGATACCTAGATGGCATG GACTCAGATTTCACAAGTGTGACTGGCCTACTCACAGGGAGTGTGAAACGCTTCTCCACGGTGGCACGGTCTGGGCGAGACAACCGGAAGCTTCTTTGTGGTATGGCTGTGGTCTTAATTGTGGCCTTCTTCATCCTCTCCTACCTCTTGTCGAGGACAAGGACGTGA
- the LOC117718015 gene encoding 5-hydroxyisourate hydrolase isoform X1 gives MSSRTAPRLMTLQKHLGWPQAGNMATESSPLTTHVLDTASGLPAQGLCLRLSRLEAPSQQWMELRTSYTNLDGRCPGLLTPSQMKPGTYKLSFDTERYWKERGQESFYPYVEVVFTITKETQKFHVPLLLSPWSYTTYRGS, from the exons atgagttccaggaccgcCCCGCGACTGATGACGCTCCAAAAACACCTAGGCTGGCCGCAG GCTGGCAACATGGCTACGGAGAGCAGTCCCCTGACTACTCACGTACTAGACACTGCCTCAGGGCTCCCTGCCCAAGGCCTCTGCCTCCGTTTATCCCGCCTGGAGGCCCCCAGCCAGCAGTGGATGGAGCTGAGGACAAG TTACACAAACCTGGACGGTCGTTGTCCTGGGCTCCTGACACCAAGCCAGATGAAGCCAGGCACCTACAAGCTGTCCTTCGACACGGAGCGCTACTGGAAAGAGCGGGGTCAAGAGAGCTTTTATCCATATGTTGAG GTTGTTTTCACTATTACCAAGGAGACCCAGAAGTTCCACGTGCCTCTGCTGCTGAGCCCATGGTCCTACACCACATACCGGGGGAGTTAA